Proteins encoded in a region of the Isosphaeraceae bacterium EP7 genome:
- a CDS encoding ABC transporter ATP-binding protein, producing MPHSSATKTRWSSDSEHARASKSAESVVELRDVSLKFVSYHDKQYSLKRAALDLILRRDTPEAISGFWALSNVNLRIGRGERVGIIGHNGAGKSTLLRLMARIYPPTSGQLNVSGSVAPLIEMGAGFNPELSGTENILLNGAMLGYSRKIMEQKVAGIIEFTGLEEFANLPLKYYSTGMYMRLAFAIATEIDPDILLIDESLGTGDATFAQKAKDRIAGLLDRSNVVVIVSHDLDTLKRLCVRGICMEKGRVMADGPIAEVIDYYKSHLPGA from the coding sequence ATGCCGCATTCAAGTGCAACGAAGACAAGATGGTCTTCCGACTCTGAGCACGCCCGGGCGTCGAAGTCGGCCGAGTCCGTCGTCGAGCTCCGGGACGTCTCGCTGAAATTCGTCAGCTACCACGACAAGCAATATTCGCTGAAGCGAGCGGCGCTCGACCTGATCCTGCGCCGCGACACGCCCGAGGCGATCTCCGGATTCTGGGCGCTCAGCAACGTCAATCTGCGGATTGGCCGCGGCGAGCGCGTGGGCATCATCGGCCATAACGGGGCCGGCAAGAGCACGCTGCTGAGGCTGATGGCGCGGATCTATCCGCCGACCAGCGGCCAGCTCAACGTGAGCGGGTCGGTGGCCCCGCTGATCGAGATGGGCGCGGGGTTCAACCCCGAGCTGTCGGGCACGGAGAACATCCTGCTCAACGGCGCGATGCTGGGTTACTCGCGCAAGATCATGGAGCAGAAGGTCGCCGGGATCATCGAGTTCACGGGCCTGGAGGAGTTCGCAAACCTGCCGTTGAAGTATTATTCAACCGGCATGTACATGCGTCTCGCCTTCGCGATTGCCACGGAGATCGACCCGGACATCCTCCTGATCGACGAGTCTCTGGGCACTGGCGACGCGACCTTCGCGCAGAAGGCCAAGGACCGGATCGCCGGGCTGCTCGACCGATCGAACGTCGTCGTCATCGTCTCGCACGACCTGGACACGCTCAAGCGTCTCTGCGTCCGCGGGATCTGCATGGAGAAGGGCCGGGTGATGGCCGACGGGCCTATCGCCGAGGTCATCGACTACTACAAGAGCCATCTGCCTGGTGCCTAA
- a CDS encoding ABC transporter permease, translating into MNSRTAATVPHTEFFPSPPASKGHLRWLVTIAKDRRELTRFWPVVQNMVSQDLKIRYQRSVLGFFWTLLNPILMMTTLTLVFGQMMSEKSMWSYAIYLFSGMVPWMFLSASLSECSLCIIVNESLIRKIYLPKLIFPLTRVLISLTTFVLSMVALFLMLKPMGAQFHLPMLMLPLVVLLWAAFTLGLGLIVATMNTFYRDCGHLVSVVLQAWYFATPIIYDERTMGAGQAWKFWINPAFPFIRLFQGIISDGQWPQGSLLLIAAAIATGSLGIGYAAFKCNEDKMVFRL; encoded by the coding sequence ATGAACAGCCGCACGGCCGCCACCGTTCCGCATACCGAGTTTTTCCCTTCGCCGCCGGCGTCGAAGGGACACCTGCGCTGGCTCGTGACGATCGCCAAGGATCGCCGTGAGCTGACCCGGTTCTGGCCGGTCGTGCAGAACATGGTGTCGCAGGACCTGAAGATCCGCTATCAGCGGTCGGTGCTGGGGTTCTTCTGGACCCTGCTCAACCCGATCCTGATGATGACGACGCTGACGCTGGTCTTCGGCCAGATGATGTCGGAAAAGTCGATGTGGAGCTACGCGATCTATCTCTTCTCGGGGATGGTCCCGTGGATGTTCCTGTCGGCAAGCCTGTCCGAGTGCTCGTTGTGCATCATCGTCAATGAATCCTTGATCCGCAAAATCTACCTTCCCAAACTGATTTTCCCGCTGACGCGTGTGCTGATCAGCCTGACGACATTCGTGCTGTCGATGGTCGCCCTGTTCCTGATGCTGAAGCCGATGGGGGCGCAGTTTCACCTGCCGATGCTGATGCTTCCCTTGGTGGTCCTGCTCTGGGCGGCCTTCACGCTGGGATTGGGATTGATCGTCGCGACGATGAACACGTTCTACCGCGACTGCGGCCACCTGGTGAGCGTGGTGCTGCAGGCGTGGTACTTCGCCACGCCGATCATTTATGACGAGCGGACGATGGGTGCGGGGCAGGCCTGGAAATTCTGGATCAACCCCGCGTTCCCGTTCATCCGCCTGTTTCAAGGGATCATCTCGGACGGACAGTGGCCGCAGGGGTCGCTGCTGCTGATTGCCGCCGCCATCGCGACGGGGAGCCTGGGGATCGGCTATGCCGCATTCAAGTGCAACGAAGACAAGATGGTCTTCCGACTCTGA
- a CDS encoding thiamine pyrophosphate-binding protein, translating to MEALPLNRREMLGVIGTAGAVAAVASSTTPAQADHVHAAVQNGCVRGKMNGAQASVAALCCERVRCVFGVPGAQTNEFWDAMKTYGLPYLLVTNEASSSVMADSAARVTGEVGVFSVVPGPGLTNAMTGIGEALLDSVPIVALVTDVDRRPGAPVGQVHSLSNTALLRPITKGVFEVHHVSEIPGAISQAFRLARAGEPGPTAVVIPYPFLTQSWDFDFAPPPPAPLCFDEAAYRGALAMLGDKRRRVGIYAGQGCVNAGTRLDAVAELLQAPVATSVSGKGVIADHHRLAVGWGYGKQGTPAAEAAFKDVDLVLAVGVRFSEVSTANYSLPIKPLIHVDANPHNLNRNFPANVAVNADAPLFLDRLLADGASVARPACPPLWQKIKAARTVDRCNYRQPQIDPCVDPMYLLSSLRDALGPDELFFVDVTASTHWASEAIELPGPRRYFAPANNQSMGWAIPASIAAQRVSPGSRVVCVTGDGCFLMSGMEMSTAARAGLPVKFFVLEDGAYHYMQMLQEPVYRRTTATELAHIDYAAFAAAMGLAYNPIFSNAEVGPGIGRALATPAPVLTHVKISYDGREIRWLSALKGSYLKKLSTDQKVRMAGRVAVRSLDRHPESD from the coding sequence GTGGAAGCTCTGCCGCTGAATCGACGCGAGATGCTGGGAGTGATTGGCACGGCCGGGGCCGTGGCCGCGGTCGCGTCCTCGACGACGCCGGCGCAGGCCGATCATGTCCACGCGGCCGTCCAGAACGGTTGCGTCCGCGGTAAGATGAACGGGGCCCAGGCTTCGGTTGCGGCGCTCTGCTGCGAGCGCGTGCGTTGCGTCTTCGGCGTCCCGGGTGCCCAGACGAACGAGTTCTGGGACGCGATGAAGACCTATGGCCTGCCCTATCTGCTCGTGACCAATGAGGCTTCGTCGAGCGTGATGGCCGACTCCGCGGCCCGCGTGACCGGCGAGGTCGGCGTTTTCAGCGTCGTGCCCGGCCCCGGCCTGACCAACGCGATGACGGGCATCGGCGAAGCCCTGCTCGACAGCGTGCCGATCGTGGCGCTGGTCACCGATGTCGACCGTCGACCGGGTGCGCCGGTCGGCCAGGTCCATTCGCTGAGCAACACCGCCCTGCTCCGGCCGATCACCAAGGGTGTGTTCGAGGTCCACCACGTCTCCGAGATCCCGGGAGCCATCTCTCAGGCATTCCGCCTGGCCAGGGCCGGCGAGCCGGGCCCGACGGCGGTCGTGATCCCCTACCCATTCCTCACACAGTCGTGGGACTTCGACTTCGCCCCGCCCCCCCCCGCCCCGCTCTGCTTCGACGAAGCCGCCTACCGCGGCGCCCTGGCGATGCTCGGCGACAAGCGACGTCGGGTCGGGATCTATGCCGGCCAGGGTTGCGTGAACGCCGGGACCAGGTTGGATGCGGTTGCGGAGCTTCTCCAGGCCCCCGTGGCGACCTCGGTCAGCGGCAAGGGGGTCATCGCCGACCATCATCGGCTGGCCGTGGGATGGGGTTACGGCAAGCAGGGTACGCCGGCGGCCGAGGCGGCCTTCAAGGATGTTGATCTGGTCCTGGCGGTCGGCGTGCGGTTCAGCGAGGTCTCGACGGCCAACTACTCGCTGCCGATCAAGCCGCTCATCCACGTGGACGCCAACCCGCACAACCTGAACCGGAACTTCCCGGCGAACGTCGCGGTGAACGCCGATGCCCCCCTGTTCCTGGACCGGCTGCTGGCCGATGGGGCCTCGGTTGCCAGGCCCGCTTGCCCGCCGCTCTGGCAGAAGATCAAAGCGGCGCGGACGGTCGACCGCTGCAACTACCGCCAGCCGCAGATCGACCCGTGCGTCGACCCGATGTATCTGCTTTCGAGCCTGCGTGATGCGCTCGGGCCCGACGAGCTATTCTTCGTCGACGTGACGGCCTCGACGCACTGGGCCAGCGAGGCGATCGAGCTTCCCGGCCCCCGCCGTTACTTCGCGCCCGCCAACAACCAGAGCATGGGCTGGGCAATCCCCGCGTCGATCGCGGCGCAGCGGGTCAGCCCCGGCAGCCGGGTCGTCTGCGTGACGGGCGACGGCTGTTTCTTGATGTCGGGCATGGAGATGTCGACCGCCGCGCGGGCCGGTCTGCCGGTCAAGTTCTTCGTGCTGGAAGACGGCGCATACCACTACATGCAGATGCTCCAGGAGCCGGTCTATCGCAGGACGACGGCCACCGAGCTGGCTCACATCGACTACGCCGCCTTCGCCGCGGCGATGGGCCTGGCCTACAACCCGATCTTCTCCAATGCCGAGGTCGGCCCCGGAATCGGTCGGGCGCTTGCCACACCCGCCCCTGTGTTGACTCACGTGAAGATCAGCTACGACGGTCGAGAGATCCGCTGGCTGTCCGCGTTGAAGGGCTCGTACCTCAAGAAGCTTTCGACCGACCAGAAGGTCAGGATGGCTGGCCGGGTCGCGGTGCGTTCGCTTGATCGTCACCCCGAGAGCGACTGA
- a CDS encoding 3-hydroxyacyl-ACP dehydratase FabZ family protein produces the protein MPPAALVDPETIDTSRVLVDLDGLRKANTQRFEMEQLTAIVRIDDEQKLIIGYKDVSPDEFWVRGHMPDYPLMPGVLMCEAAAQICSYYCDHIKLVEDGFVGFGGMEDVRFRGQVRPGDRLVIIAKALRLNRRRTIFETQGFVGTNMVYHGQIIGVLLTPAPADQS, from the coding sequence ATGCCCCCTGCCGCCCTGGTCGACCCCGAGACGATCGACACCTCGCGTGTCCTGGTCGACCTGGATGGACTCCGCAAGGCCAACACCCAGCGCTTCGAGATGGAGCAGCTCACCGCGATCGTCCGCATCGATGACGAGCAGAAGCTCATCATCGGCTACAAGGACGTCTCGCCGGACGAGTTCTGGGTCCGCGGCCACATGCCCGACTACCCATTGATGCCGGGTGTGCTGATGTGCGAGGCCGCCGCCCAGATTTGCAGCTACTACTGCGACCACATCAAGCTGGTTGAAGATGGCTTCGTTGGCTTCGGTGGGATGGAAGACGTCCGGTTCCGTGGCCAGGTCAGGCCCGGCGACCGCCTGGTGATCATCGCCAAGGCTCTCCGGCTCAACAGACGCCGGACCATCTTCGAGACCCAGGGGTTCGTCGGCACGAACATGGTCTACCACGGCCAGATCATCGGCGTGCTTCTCACGCCCGCTCCTGCGGATCAATCCTAG
- the trmB gene encoding tRNA (guanosine(46)-N7)-methyltransferase TrmB, translating to MPLPKSSVDTSRTILEPPALSGHMDWASLFGNENPVELEVGSGKGLFLANAGTSRPGHNFFGVEIAKKYAYEAAVRLAKAKLDNAKLLAGDARQFMALHVRPQSLHAVHIYFPDPWWKARHKKRRVFCEGFVVDTERLLMPLGHLHVATDVEEYYGVIRELMDAHPRFTELPRPEPNTPEHELDYLTNFERKYRIEGRPIHRALYRFEG from the coding sequence ATGCCTTTGCCCAAAAGCTCAGTCGACACGTCGCGGACCATCCTTGAACCGCCGGCACTCTCGGGCCACATGGATTGGGCCTCCCTCTTCGGCAATGAGAACCCCGTCGAACTCGAGGTTGGATCGGGGAAAGGGCTCTTCCTGGCGAACGCCGGGACCAGCCGCCCAGGTCATAACTTCTTCGGGGTCGAGATTGCCAAGAAGTACGCCTATGAGGCGGCCGTCCGGCTGGCCAAGGCCAAGCTCGACAATGCCAAATTGCTGGCCGGCGATGCTCGCCAGTTCATGGCCCTGCACGTCAGGCCGCAGAGTCTCCACGCCGTCCACATCTACTTCCCCGACCCTTGGTGGAAGGCCCGCCACAAGAAGCGCAGGGTCTTCTGCGAGGGGTTCGTCGTCGACACAGAGCGGCTGCTGATGCCCTTGGGGCACCTGCACGTCGCCACCGACGTCGAGGAATACTACGGCGTCATCCGCGAGTTGATGGACGCCCACCCTCGGTTCACCGAGCTGCCCAGGCCCGAGCCCAACACGCCCGAGCACGAGCTGGACTACCTGACCAACTTCGAACGCAAGTACCGCATCGAGGGCCGGCCCATTCACCGGGCCCTCTATCGATTCGAGGGATGA
- a CDS encoding amidophosphoribosyltransferase: MLLDMQNRGQLAAGMTSYHVGRDALLKTYKELGTVAEAFCLNRKAQFEEIMSGLEGHAAIGHVRYATCGGDDRSLAQPFEREHGRKARWFAFAFNGQLSNYHELKQELLDAGDYHLKRDTDTEIIQHTLSHEIQSEGMDIDWRAVFSRLAKRFDGAYNIVLLSAVGDLVVARDPMGFRPLCIAEDGPLFAAASESVPLANLGFRGIRSLEPGTLAIANRDGVRIERFAESPKKAHCFFEWIYFANVASTMDDRSVYLSRAALGKELAALEDVPLDADTIVVPVPDTAKAAADSLAYSLGLPSVEGLMRNRYVGRTFIEGTADRAAKARLKYTPLPEVLAGKRVLLVEDSIVRSTTMRALVHEIRDRGGAREIHLRIACPPILAPCYYGIDMSRRDELFAPKYADMPDGSVSEEAQQAMAKELGADSLRYLPVSAIARSIGLAPDRLCRACVTGTYPTEIGQRLYEIDSLESYHTNGAGGSRAYERLTT, from the coding sequence ATGCTGCTCGACATGCAAAACCGGGGCCAGCTGGCCGCGGGCATGACGAGTTACCATGTGGGCCGCGATGCCTTGCTCAAGACGTACAAGGAACTCGGCACCGTGGCCGAGGCCTTCTGCCTCAATCGCAAGGCCCAGTTCGAAGAGATCATGAGTGGCCTGGAAGGGCACGCAGCGATCGGACACGTCCGTTACGCAACCTGCGGCGGGGACGATCGGAGTCTGGCGCAACCCTTCGAACGCGAGCACGGGCGCAAGGCCCGCTGGTTCGCGTTCGCCTTCAATGGCCAGCTTTCCAACTATCACGAGCTGAAACAGGAATTGCTCGACGCGGGCGACTACCACCTCAAGCGAGACACCGACACCGAGATCATCCAGCACACGCTCAGCCACGAGATCCAGTCCGAGGGGATGGACATCGACTGGCGGGCGGTCTTCTCCAGGCTCGCGAAGCGGTTCGACGGCGCCTACAACATCGTCCTGCTCTCGGCCGTCGGCGACCTGGTCGTGGCCCGCGATCCGATGGGGTTCCGGCCGCTCTGCATCGCCGAGGATGGCCCGCTCTTCGCCGCCGCCAGCGAGAGTGTCCCGCTCGCCAACCTGGGGTTCCGGGGCATCCGCTCGCTCGAGCCTGGGACGCTGGCCATCGCCAATCGCGATGGCGTCCGGATCGAGCGGTTCGCTGAGTCTCCCAAGAAGGCCCACTGCTTCTTCGAGTGGATCTACTTCGCCAACGTCGCCAGCACGATGGACGACCGCTCGGTCTACCTGAGTCGGGCCGCGCTTGGCAAGGAACTGGCCGCCCTAGAAGACGTGCCGCTCGACGCTGACACGATCGTCGTGCCCGTTCCAGACACGGCCAAGGCCGCGGCCGACTCGCTGGCCTACTCGCTCGGCCTGCCCTCGGTCGAGGGCCTGATGCGTAACCGCTATGTCGGCCGGACCTTCATCGAAGGGACCGCCGACCGCGCCGCCAAGGCACGCCTGAAATACACCCCGCTGCCCGAGGTGCTCGCGGGCAAGCGAGTCTTGCTCGTCGAGGACAGCATCGTCCGGTCGACGACGATGCGGGCCCTGGTCCACGAGATCCGCGACCGCGGCGGCGCCCGCGAGATCCACCTACGGATCGCCTGCCCGCCGATCCTCGCGCCGTGTTACTACGGCATCGACATGTCGAGGCGGGACGAGCTGTTCGCGCCCAAGTACGCCGACATGCCCGACGGTAGCGTCTCGGAAGAGGCGCAACAGGCCATGGCCAAGGAACTTGGCGCAGATAGCCTGCGGTATTTGCCAGTCTCGGCGATTGCCCGATCGATCGGCCTCGCCCCCGACCGCCTCTGCCGTGCGTGCGTCACGGGGACGTATCCGACGGAGATCGGCCAGAGGCTGTACGAGATCGACTCGCTCGAGTCGTACCACACCAATGGCGCCGGCGGCTCCCGGGCCTACGAACGTCTGACGACCTGA
- the proB gene encoding glutamate 5-kinase: MTRDLVRHDVAYSSHTWVVKVGTSVLTGTDGRLDPARIAQLSDEICAVTATGRKVALVSSGAVGAGMGRLGLRKRPDNLPQLQAAAAVGQADLIRAYDENFRRHGRQAAQLLLTHEDFDNRPRYLNMRNTLTALFEFGAIPVINENDTISVDEIKFGDNDRLAAMVTNLIQAPLLVILSVVDGLCKVDPGSGGIGDVIPLIMNLDDMTLGFAGTSTSALGTGGMRSKLQSARLVTRAGGSVIIASGKKDKPLTRILNGEPAGTLFLAQGRTEAARKRWIGLTVRPRGHIVVDPGARKALETGTNSLLAIGVVDVVGEFEKGDVVSILDVEGHEFARGLTNFATADAMAVRGLHTKQARKALGAAGYDEVIHKDNLVIFH; encoded by the coding sequence ATGACCAGGGACCTGGTCCGCCACGATGTCGCATATTCGTCTCACACATGGGTCGTGAAGGTCGGGACCAGCGTCCTGACCGGCACCGACGGGCGACTCGACCCCGCGCGCATCGCCCAGCTCTCCGACGAGATCTGTGCCGTCACCGCCACCGGCCGCAAGGTCGCGCTCGTCAGCTCGGGCGCCGTCGGTGCCGGCATGGGGCGCCTCGGGCTGCGCAAGCGGCCTGATAACCTTCCCCAACTCCAGGCCGCCGCCGCCGTCGGTCAGGCCGACCTCATCCGCGCCTACGATGAGAATTTCCGCCGGCACGGTCGACAGGCCGCACAGCTGCTGCTGACCCACGAAGATTTCGACAACCGCCCGCGCTACCTCAACATGAGGAACACGCTGACGGCCCTCTTCGAGTTCGGCGCCATCCCCGTCATTAATGAGAACGACACGATCAGCGTCGACGAGATCAAATTTGGCGACAATGACCGGCTCGCCGCCATGGTCACCAACCTGATCCAGGCCCCCTTGCTCGTCATCCTCAGCGTGGTCGATGGCCTCTGCAAGGTCGACCCCGGCTCCGGCGGCATCGGCGACGTGATCCCGCTCATCATGAATCTCGACGACATGACCCTCGGGTTCGCCGGCACCAGCACAAGTGCGCTCGGCACGGGCGGGATGCGTAGCAAGCTCCAGTCGGCCCGGCTCGTCACCAGGGCGGGGGGCTCCGTCATCATCGCGTCGGGCAAGAAAGACAAGCCCCTCACGCGCATCCTTAACGGAGAGCCAGCCGGGACGCTCTTTCTGGCGCAGGGACGCACCGAGGCCGCTCGAAAGCGCTGGATCGGCCTGACCGTGCGGCCCCGCGGGCACATCGTCGTCGATCCAGGCGCGCGCAAAGCCCTGGAGACGGGCACGAACAGCCTGCTCGCGATCGGCGTCGTCGATGTGGTCGGTGAGTTCGAGAAGGGCGACGTCGTGTCGATCCTCGACGTCGAGGGCCACGAGTTCGCCCGTGGCCTGACCAACTTCGCCACCGCCGACGCCATGGCTGTGCGCGGGCT